Proteins from a genomic interval of Paenibacillus sp. FSL H8-0048:
- a CDS encoding helix-turn-helix domain-containing protein, protein MKHARYYETFDGDILAGIGNSPISPTRDFHIHDHYEIFLFLGGSVNGFVDQYSYPLERGDVLLFNNHEIHKIINRSPEPYERLTIHFKAPLVYPFCTATTNLLACFQNRQPGENNLARMEEPLLSEYTALSSQLITALERKQYGSEVLALTYLIQILVLVNELYSRTRAAVPSIISSHIQSAMSYIDNHLHLNLSLGHIAGELKLDKYYLSHLFKQQTGGTIYRYVLLKKIALSKQLLSAGNSVSDTCYLSGFNDYANFIRTFKNITGIPPGKYGK, encoded by the coding sequence TTGAAGCATGCCCGGTATTATGAAACATTCGACGGCGATATTCTGGCCGGGATCGGCAATTCTCCAATTTCTCCGACGAGGGATTTCCATATCCATGACCACTATGAAATCTTCCTGTTCCTGGGCGGCAGCGTGAACGGCTTCGTGGACCAATACAGCTATCCGTTGGAGCGAGGCGACGTCCTGTTATTCAACAATCATGAGATTCATAAAATCATCAACCGCTCCCCCGAGCCTTATGAACGGCTGACCATTCATTTCAAAGCACCGCTGGTCTATCCGTTCTGTACGGCGACCACGAATCTGCTGGCCTGCTTCCAGAACCGCCAGCCCGGGGAGAATAACCTGGCCCGGATGGAGGAGCCGCTGCTCTCAGAGTACACCGCCCTCTCCTCACAGCTGATTACAGCCCTGGAGCGCAAGCAGTACGGCAGCGAGGTGCTGGCCCTGACGTACCTAATTCAGATTCTGGTGCTGGTCAACGAGCTGTACAGCCGCACCCGTGCCGCCGTGCCCAGCATTATCTCCTCCCATATTCAGTCTGCGATGAGTTATATCGACAACCACCTGCACCTGAATCTGTCGCTGGGGCATATCGCCGGGGAGCTGAAACTGGATAAATATTATCTCAGCCATCTGTTCAAGCAGCAGACCGGCGGCACCATCTACCGTTATGTCCTGCTCAAAAAGATCGCGTTATCCAAGCAGCTCCTGTCCGCCGGCAACTCTGTGTCCGATACCTGCTACCTGTCGGGCTTCAATGATTATGCCAACTTCATCCGCACCTTCAAGAACATCACGGGCATTCCTCCGGGAAAATACGGCAAATAA